CACGGGAAGAGAAGTAATTTAAAGTGTTGGGGGTCGGGGTGGGTGGGATggactgggagactgggatggacatatacacactattgatactatgtataaaatagagaactaatgagaacctactgtgtagcacagggagctctactcagtgctctgtggtgaccgaAATTAGAAGGacatccaaaaaagaggggatgtatgaatatgtataactgattcaccttgctgtacagtatagactaacacaacattgtaacgcaactacactccaacaaaaatttaaaaaaaaaagtgttcaagaCGTTAAATGCACAACTGACTCCAGACTGCCATACAGTACGCCTTGTATTATAGGATAGAAAAGCTGCCCCCATCTGTGGAATGTTAAGCTGACACCGAAGACAATCAGAGCCTCCCACGTTCAATACCCTGCTATGTTCTGGTTGTACCAAAAAATGAACAACCAGCAAATGATTTcacctcttaaaaaaaatttttttttacacttaaaaaatgggatGGGGGGAttcccccctttttaaaaatgtttctagagcTCCTAAGAGACTGGCATTTACAAAACAGTTGATAAAAATATTCCTGTGGATTGTGcaaggagagagacagggaccACTGATAGGACCAGGTGTGTGATATTAATGTgacttggcttctttctctcctgcttcatcAAAGGCTGGGCTGTCCTCgtttttagtttctccattttctgCAGGTACATCTTCTTTAGTCTCTTGGTTAGCGGCTTCAGCCTGTTTTTCCTTTGCTCGCCTTTTCCCTTGTGTTTGCACTTTTTTGTCTGAAGATTCATTCTTTCCTGCCGGCTTTTGGGGCTGCGTTGCCACTTTTGCAGGAGCCGGTTTAGCTAACAACCTCGCCGATATCCTCTTGGGCTCCTCGTTCGCCGCCCCCTCGGTGGAGCCAGGCTTCCTCTCCGGCATCGTGGCGGCGGTGAAGCTGCCACTTCCCGCCACGCTGCTACATATTGCGGCTGCCGGGCGACGCGGCGGAGAGTGCCGGCGGGGACAAGAGCTGCGGTGGCCAAGGGACCAGAACCTTATTTTTGAgcatcttcagtttcttcctctccaCAGACTGTTTCTTCCAGTGAAATGGTATAATATCGTGGAAAGGGCGCTTGAACTGGAGTTCAAAAAAAAACtggtctcagggcttccctggtggcacagtggttgagagtccgcctgccggtgcag
Above is a window of Phocoena sinus isolate mPhoSin1 chromosome 19, mPhoSin1.pri, whole genome shotgun sequence DNA encoding:
- the LOC116744773 gene encoding non-histone chromosomal protein HMG-14-like — encoded protein: MPERKPGSTEGAANEEPKRISARLLAKPAPAKVATQPQKPAGKNESSDKKVQTQGKRRAKEKQAEAANQETKEDVPAENGETKNEDSPAFDEAGEKEAKSH